One window of Fusobacterium sp. SYSU M8D902 genomic DNA carries:
- the hydE gene encoding [FeFe] hydrogenase H-cluster radical SAM maturase HydE: MTKKIESILNQEEFTKSDLIQLMKIENKEDLELLFKKAYEIKSKYVGRKVYYRGLIEISNRCIKNCNYCGIRRDNKKVERFSMSKDEIMKSVKWIYENNYASLALQSGERQDKEFVDFIEDLIKEIKTLSNGKLGITLSLGEQSKETYQRWFDAGAHRYLLRIESTNLDIYNKLHPMDNKHTFEVRKRCLEYLREVGYQVGTGVMIGLPNQTEEDLVNDILFYKEMDIDMIGMGPYILHRDTPLGKEWENVVRSEEKRVELGLKMIAITRILLKDVNIAATTALQGLDPNGREKGLLAGANILMPTATALEHKGKYLLYDNKPGIKDSVEKAKEDMDKKVKSIGDEIVYGAWGDSLHFKNK; the protein is encoded by the coding sequence ATGACAAAAAAAATAGAGAGTATTTTAAATCAAGAGGAGTTTACAAAATCTGATTTAATTCAATTGATGAAGATTGAGAATAAAGAGGATTTGGAATTACTTTTTAAAAAAGCTTATGAAATAAAGAGTAAGTATGTAGGAAGAAAAGTCTATTATAGAGGGCTTATTGAAATAAGTAATAGATGTATAAAAAATTGTAACTACTGTGGAATAAGACGTGACAATAAAAAGGTAGAGAGATTTTCTATGTCAAAAGATGAGATAATGAAATCTGTAAAATGGATATATGAAAATAATTATGCCTCTCTTGCTCTACAATCTGGAGAGAGACAAGATAAGGAGTTTGTGGACTTTATCGAAGATTTGATAAAGGAGATAAAAACTCTTTCTAATGGCAAGTTAGGAATAACTCTTTCGTTGGGAGAACAGAGTAAAGAGACTTATCAAAGATGGTTCGATGCTGGAGCACATAGATATCTATTAAGAATAGAATCTACTAACTTAGATATATATAATAAATTACATCCAATGGATAACAAACATACTTTTGAAGTTAGAAAGAGATGTTTAGAATATTTGAGAGAGGTAGGTTATCAAGTTGGTACAGGGGTTATGATAGGACTTCCTAATCAAACAGAAGAGGATCTTGTAAATGATATTCTATTCTATAAAGAGATGGATATAGATATGATAGGTATGGGACCATATATTTTACATAGAGATACTCCACTGGGAAAAGAGTGGGAAAATGTAGTTAGAAGTGAGGAGAAGAGAGTAGAGTTGGGCTTAAAGATGATTGCCATTACGAGAATACTCTTAAAAGATGTTAATATAGCAGCTACTACTGCACTTCAAGGTCTTGATCCGAATGGAAGAGAGAAAGGACTACTTGCGGGGGCGAATATACTTATGCCAACGGCAACGGCTTTGGAACATAAGGGAAAATATCTTCTTTATGATAACAAACCTGGAATAAAAGATAGTGTTGAAAAAGCAAAAGAGGATATGGATAAAAAGGTAAAATCTATAGGTGATGAGATAGTATATGGAGCTTGGGGAGATTCTCTACACTTTAAAAATAAATAA
- a CDS encoding D-Ala-D-Ala carboxypeptidase family metallohydrolase has translation MKRVACFFLLILLLTSCTSTRIDRDEKISKYFTMGEAIHSSIAKKKRIKNIPNWEERANIRYTARRLDAVRKILGRPVIVTSWYRGERLNKAVGGSATSMHRRGMAVDILLKKGKLGRKEFEKVRKKLKSFDQLIYYPRRGHLHVGFKQYRLQERKQVMIR, from the coding sequence ATGAAAAGAGTAGCCTGTTTTTTTCTTTTAATACTTTTATTAACAAGTTGTACTTCAACTAGGATAGATAGAGATGAGAAAATTTCAAAATACTTTACAATGGGAGAGGCAATTCATAGTTCAATAGCAAAAAAGAAGAGAATAAAAAATATACCTAATTGGGAAGAGAGGGCTAATATAAGATACACTGCTAGAAGATTGGATGCAGTAAGAAAGATATTGGGGCGTCCTGTTATTGTTACCAGTTGGTATAGAGGAGAGAGGCTGAACAAAGCAGTAGGTGGCTCAGCAACTTCAATGCATAGGAGAGGAATGGCTGTAGACATTCTTTTGAAAAAGGGGAAGTTGGGAAGAAAAGAGTTTGAAAAAGTTAGAAAAAAATTGAAAAGTTTTGATCAGTTGATATACTATCCTAGAAGAGGACATCTTCATGTAGGATTTAAGCAGTATAGGCTTCAAGAGAGAAAACAAGTGATGATTAGATAG
- a CDS encoding NUDIX hydrolase yields the protein MKKFEELESREVFRNEHMQVYSKKLRLPNERVVDWTFTGRRDAVGVVAVFEDNSILLVKQYRPAVKIETLEIPAGLLESGECPMEAALRELEEETGYRATKIEKICEYFSSPGISDGKFYLYYAENLIKTEQHLDEDEFVEVERRALKDLSLDQLSDGKSIIGVEFAKRKRGIL from the coding sequence ATGAAGAAATTTGAAGAGTTAGAGAGCAGAGAGGTTTTTAGAAATGAGCATATGCAGGTTTATTCAAAAAAATTGAGACTTCCAAATGAAAGAGTTGTAGATTGGACTTTTACAGGGAGAAGAGATGCTGTTGGAGTGGTAGCAGTATTTGAGGATAATTCTATACTTTTAGTAAAACAGTATAGACCTGCTGTTAAAATTGAGACTTTGGAGATACCAGCAGGACTTTTAGAAAGTGGAGAGTGTCCTATGGAAGCTGCATTGAGAGAGCTAGAAGAGGAGACTGGATATAGAGCTACAAAAATTGAAAAGATTTGTGAATACTTTTCAAGTCCAGGAATATCTGATGGTAAGTTTTACCTTTATTATGCTGAAAATTTAATAAAAACAGAGCAACACCTTGATGAAGATGAGTTTGTAGAGGTGGAGAGAAGGGCATTAAAAGATCTGTCTTTAGATCAGTTATCAGATGGAAAAAGTATAATAGGAGTGGAATTTGCTAAGAGAAAAAGAGGAATACTATGA
- a CDS encoding RNA methyltransferase gives MEYINSLDNNTVKKIKKLKQRKYRELNGEFIAEGRKFLDFSYEPNLIVLKEGVENEENIAPKLDRFKCRKLIVGDKIFKELTSQENSQGVILVYPYCESSLEKLEDNIIVLNNVQDPGNLGTIIRVGDAAGFKDIILTKGSVDVYNEKSVRSSMGSIFNMNIVYMEESELLKLLKERGYKLHVTALEKNSIEYTQMKLQEKNVVVFGSEGNGVSKEMLESADETVIIPIFGSAESLNVAMASGIILYKVRELIKR, from the coding sequence GTGGAATATATAAATAGTTTAGATAATAATACAGTAAAAAAAATAAAAAAATTGAAACAGAGAAAGTATAGAGAACTAAATGGAGAGTTTATAGCTGAGGGAAGAAAATTCTTAGATTTTTCATATGAGCCAAATCTAATTGTATTAAAAGAGGGGGTTGAAAATGAAGAGAATATCGCTCCTAAACTTGATAGATTTAAGTGTAGAAAGTTAATAGTGGGAGATAAGATCTTTAAGGAGTTGACATCACAAGAAAATTCACAAGGGGTGATTTTAGTTTATCCATATTGTGAAAGTAGTTTGGAAAAATTAGAGGATAATATAATAGTCTTAAATAATGTACAAGATCCTGGAAATTTAGGGACTATAATAAGAGTTGGAGATGCAGCAGGATTTAAAGATATAATTTTAACAAAGGGAAGCGTAGATGTATATAATGAGAAATCTGTAAGAAGTAGTATGGGGTCTATATTTAATATGAACATTGTGTATATGGAAGAGAGTGAACTTTTAAAACTATTAAAAGAGAGAGGATATAAGTTACATGTGACAGCTTTAGAAAAAAACTCTATAGAGTATACACAGATGAAGTTACAGGAGAAAAATGTTGTTGTTTTTGGAAGTGAGGGAAATGGTGTTTCTAAAGAGATGTTAGAGTCAGCAGATGAAACTGTAATTATTCCAATATTTGGAAGTGCAGAGTCTTTGAATGTGGCTATGGCATCTGGAATTATACTTTATAAAGTGAGAGAGCTAATAAAAAGATAG
- a CDS encoding AarF/UbiB family protein — protein MLSSKFIKFMKALNSGKVENLSCVVNLGRVGLRMAEEYSTRFDLLEIEQCLFLSQFQTPAIEKSEKHLLQLIKKHDPIFSLMEYYDNYPYSYSDINYFFKGCLKSGVEISIKAVNPVTKHNYFKTLLKLEKSLKFYNFFMPWLDKKYKVNEILKDLEKHSLEKFNLINEIRFTKNMEEYLSQYKKFSFLKRVRFPKIYSYLSSNNTVVSEFIYGDYFYDLLHCKQLQYKDVLDLIKIQLFFMLKVGVFYNNLHSGNLIMNDEKKIYFLDCNAISILIPELRVNLLAILEAITEGDFEKLAHSFNNMSQEKLSKETIDKLIINLKYSFSTDLIQSNGYIIKFMKLFKVASNHGVIFDNAIFSIFKSFIYFNKLIEKTKSKNTSFENDFKIILAELKEIIKKNK, from the coding sequence ATGTTATCATCTAAATTTATAAAATTTATGAAGGCTCTAAATTCAGGTAAGGTAGAAAATCTATCTTGTGTTGTTAATTTAGGGCGGGTAGGACTTAGAATGGCAGAGGAGTACTCTACAAGATTTGATCTTCTTGAGATTGAACAGTGCCTATTTCTCTCTCAATTTCAAACTCCTGCTATTGAGAAATCAGAAAAACATCTTTTACAACTTATAAAAAAACATGATCCAATATTTTCACTGATGGAATACTACGACAACTATCCCTATTCCTATTCAGATATAAACTATTTTTTTAAAGGTTGTCTTAAGAGTGGGGTTGAGATCTCTATAAAAGCTGTTAATCCAGTGACAAAACATAATTATTTCAAGACTCTATTAAAATTGGAGAAATCACTAAAATTTTACAATTTTTTTATGCCTTGGCTAGATAAAAAGTACAAGGTTAATGAAATTTTGAAAGATTTAGAGAAGCACAGTCTTGAAAAATTTAACTTAATAAATGAGATTAGATTTACTAAAAATATGGAAGAGTATCTTTCACAATATAAAAAATTTAGTTTTTTGAAAAGAGTACGTTTCCCTAAGATATACTCATATCTCTCTTCAAATAATACAGTAGTTAGTGAGTTTATCTATGGAGATTATTTCTATGACCTTCTTCATTGTAAGCAATTACAATATAAAGATGTCCTTGATCTCATCAAAATTCAACTATTTTTTATGTTAAAAGTAGGAGTTTTTTACAATAATCTACACTCTGGGAACCTTATAATGAATGATGAGAAAAAAATATATTTCTTAGATTGTAATGCTATCTCAATTTTAATACCAGAATTGAGAGTAAATCTTCTTGCTATCTTAGAGGCTATTACAGAGGGAGATTTTGAAAAGTTAGCTCACTCTTTTAACAATATGTCACAAGAGAAACTTTCAAAGGAGACAATCGATAAATTAATAATCAATCTTAAATATAGTTTTTCAACTGATTTAATTCAATCTAATGGCTATATTATAAAGTTTATGAAACTATTTAAAGTAGCTAGCAATCATGGAGTTATTTTTGATAATGCCATCTTCTCTATTTTTAAATCTTTCATATACTTTAATAAATTAATTGAAAAAACAAAAAGTAAAAATACTTCCTTTGAGAACGATTTTAAAATCATATTAGCAGAATTAAAAGAGATTATTAAAAAGAATAAATAA
- a CDS encoding extracellular solute-binding protein, giving the protein MKKLLATLTLALAFIGCGGKKESNENTLYIYGWANTIPQSIYEAFEKETGIKVVEDIYSSNEEMFTKLKAGGNGYDIVMPSADYVEIMMKEGMLEKLDKNLLPSYSNLDPLVLEKLHHFDPENNYEVPYLIGATIIAVNKKYVPEFPRDYSIYEMSNLKGRMTLLDDMREVMTSALGMLDYPQTTEDEQAIAQAADLVKSWKKNIAKFDAESFGKGFASGDFWVVQGYPDNIFKELDENERANVELVIPEKGGTAYVDSFVMLNSAPHKDAAYKFLEFTLRPEIAAQFADLLETPSVNAPARELMTVKPLFEISDLKNVQVLRDIHSTLDLQNKYWQEILIAD; this is encoded by the coding sequence ATGAAAAAATTATTAGCAACTTTAACTCTTGCTTTAGCTTTTATAGGATGTGGAGGAAAGAAAGAAAGTAATGAGAATACTCTATATATCTATGGTTGGGCTAATACTATACCACAGAGTATATATGAGGCTTTTGAAAAAGAGACAGGAATAAAAGTAGTAGAGGATATCTACTCTTCTAATGAAGAGATGTTTACTAAATTAAAAGCTGGTGGAAATGGGTATGATATTGTTATGCCTTCTGCTGACTATGTAGAGATTATGATGAAAGAGGGTATGCTTGAGAAATTAGATAAAAATCTATTACCTAGCTACTCTAATTTAGATCCATTGGTTTTAGAAAAATTACACCATTTTGATCCAGAGAATAACTATGAAGTTCCTTATCTTATCGGTGCTACTATCATAGCTGTAAATAAAAAATATGTTCCTGAGTTTCCTAGAGACTACTCTATCTATGAGATGTCTAATTTAAAAGGAAGAATGACTCTACTTGATGATATGAGAGAGGTTATGACTTCTGCACTTGGTATGTTAGATTACCCTCAAACTACAGAGGATGAACAAGCTATAGCTCAAGCAGCTGATCTTGTTAAATCTTGGAAGAAAAATATTGCAAAATTTGATGCTGAATCTTTTGGAAAAGGTTTTGCTAGTGGTGATTTCTGGGTAGTTCAAGGATATCCTGATAATATTTTCAAAGAGTTAGATGAGAATGAGAGAGCTAATGTAGAACTTGTTATTCCTGAAAAAGGTGGAACTGCTTATGTTGACTCATTTGTTATGTTAAACTCTGCACCTCACAAAGATGCTGCTTACAAATTCTTAGAGTTCACATTGAGACCTGAGATTGCTGCTCAATTTGCTGATCTACTTGAAACACCATCAGTTAATGCCCCAGCAAGAGAGCTTATGACTGTAAAACCTTTATTTGAAATATCAGATTTAAAAAATGTTCAAGTTTTAAGAGATATCCATTCTACTCTTGACTTACAAAATAAATATTGGCAAGAAATCTTAATTGCTGATTAA
- the dnaN gene encoding DNA polymerase III subunit beta yields the protein MKFSIEREKLISVLSEYTNILKDNPIKPIVSGLKISATQDGVVFVGTNLEIEHIRKIKIDVEEEGEVIIKPFLLLEYIKLLDEERVDFSSANGFVTVHQAEFSVLEGGAYPNIIELEPQNLLSISGSHFVKLLDKSKFAATQSQENIQINCVRAVFKKDELNLVSTDSYRLLFLREKIECLDTREISIPMETVNTLCKLLKDYDREITLGYNNDTLIVTWENSYFSSKTIGLQYPDFKTILRISAFEKKMEFNRDELRSALKRVITVAKTSLDAKFGAIFNFTGKTMVINAFSGRAKINQKVNMLKDGDDFKASLNCKFLAEYIDNVSNNIIIGGNNASSMFEIKEIDNDDYIYILMPLALRD from the coding sequence ATGAAATTTTCTATTGAAAGAGAAAAATTAATTTCTGTTTTATCTGAATATACAAATATTTTAAAAGATAATCCTATAAAGCCTATTGTATCTGGTCTTAAAATATCAGCTACTCAAGATGGTGTTGTTTTTGTAGGAACTAATCTTGAAATAGAGCATATTAGAAAAATAAAAATTGATGTTGAAGAAGAGGGCGAAGTTATTATAAAACCATTTCTTTTACTAGAGTATATTAAGCTTTTAGATGAGGAAAGAGTGGACTTCTCTTCTGCAAATGGATTTGTTACTGTTCATCAAGCAGAGTTTTCAGTACTTGAAGGAGGAGCATATCCAAATATTATTGAGTTAGAACCTCAAAATTTACTTTCTATTAGTGGTTCTCATTTTGTAAAACTTCTTGATAAATCAAAATTTGCAGCAACACAATCACAAGAAAATATTCAAATTAACTGTGTTAGAGCTGTATTTAAGAAAGATGAATTAAATTTAGTTTCTACTGACTCATATAGATTACTTTTTTTAAGAGAAAAAATTGAGTGCTTAGATACAAGAGAGATCTCTATTCCTATGGAAACAGTTAATACTCTTTGTAAATTACTTAAAGACTATGACAGAGAGATAACTTTGGGATACAATAATGATACTCTTATTGTAACTTGGGAAAATTCATACTTCAGTAGTAAAACAATTGGGCTTCAATATCCCGATTTTAAAACAATTCTTAGAATTTCAGCTTTTGAAAAGAAGATGGAGTTCAACCGTGATGAACTTAGAAGTGCTTTAAAAAGAGTTATTACAGTTGCTAAAACAAGTTTAGATGCAAAATTTGGAGCTATTTTTAACTTCACTGGAAAAACAATGGTTATCAATGCTTTTTCTGGTAGAGCTAAGATCAATCAAAAAGTTAATATGCTTAAAGATGGTGACGATTTTAAAGCTTCTTTAAACTGTAAATTTTTAGCTGAATATATAGATAATGTTTCTAACAATATTATTATTGGTGGAAATAATGCTTCATCAATGTTTGAAATTAAAGAGATAGATAATGATGATTATATATATATACTGATGCCTTTAGCTCTTAGAGACTAA
- a CDS encoding MogA/MoaB family molybdenum cofactor biosynthesis protein, whose product MFRVAIVCMSDKGSSGEREDLSTQVIERIVVENGYEVVKKILIPDEFGMIVESLKEICDKNIADLILTTGGTGFSKRDVTPEATEEVIEKRVPGIPEAIRNYSLTITKRAMLSRATAGIRKDTLIINMPGSPKAVDESLSYIISELKHGLEIMVGSAKNCAR is encoded by the coding sequence ATGTTTAGAGTAGCAATAGTTTGTATGAGTGATAAGGGAAGTAGTGGAGAAAGAGAGGATCTTTCCACTCAAGTAATAGAGAGAATAGTTGTAGAAAATGGTTATGAAGTTGTAAAAAAGATATTGATACCAGATGAATTTGGTATGATAGTAGAGAGTTTAAAGGAGATCTGTGATAAAAATATTGCTGATTTAATCTTAACAACAGGGGGAACAGGATTTTCTAAAAGAGATGTAACACCAGAGGCAACAGAAGAGGTTATTGAAAAGAGAGTTCCAGGAATACCAGAGGCTATTAGAAATTACTCTTTAACAATAACAAAGAGAGCTATGTTATCTAGAGCTACTGCTGGTATAAGAAAAGATACACTTATAATAAATATGCCGGGAAGTCCAAAGGCTGTAGATGAGTCACTTAGTTATATAATTTCAGAATTAAAGCATGGGTTGGAAATAATGGTAGGGTCAGCAAAAAATTGTGCCAGATAA